A genomic segment from Malaclemys terrapin pileata isolate rMalTer1 chromosome 1, rMalTer1.hap1, whole genome shotgun sequence encodes:
- the LOC128826079 gene encoding uncharacterized protein LOC128826079 isoform X3: MKDRGHNRDSQQCRVKIKELRQAYRKAREANGRSRAEPQTCRFYTELHAILGGAATNTPTVCFDSVNGEARNREAGSGYEEDDDEDNEDSSQQGSGETGFPNSQDMFITLDLEPVTPELTQGVLPDPEGAQGTSAANVSPSQRLVKIRRRKRRTRDDMFSELQMSSHADRAQQNAWRQSMSDYRKAQYEREKRWWAESRDEQSKWRAEDDRWRQLADRRQESMLRLLEHQIDMLQHMV, from the exons atgaaggacagaggccataacagggactcacagcagtgccgtgtgaaaattaaggagctaaggcaagcctaccgcaaagccagagaggcaaacggaaggtccagggcagagccgcagacatgccgcttttacacggagctgcatgcaatcctagggggtgcagccaccaatACCCCAACCGtttgctttgactccgtcaatggagaagcacgcaacagggaagcaggttcggggtacgaggaagatgatgatgaagacaatgaagatagctcacagcaaggaagcggagaaaccggtttccccaacagccaggatatgtttatcaccctggacctggaaccagtaacccccgaactcacccaaggcgtgctcccagaccctgagggtgcacaagggacctctg ctgcaaatgtttctccttcacagaggctagtgaagattagaaggagaaaacggcggactcgggatgatatgttctcagagctccagatgtcctcccatgctgacagagcacagcagaatgcgtggaggcagtcaatgtcagactacagaaaagcacaatatgaacgagagaagaggtggtgggctgaatcgcgggatgaacagagcaagtggcgggctgaagatgataggtggcgtcagcttgcagacagaaggcaagagtcgatgctccggctgctggagcatcaaattgatatgctccagcatatggtttag
- the LOC128830321 gene encoding interferon-induced protein with tetratricopeptide repeats 2-like yields the protein MRQQAIALGADPQLRLHCGRLRSLAPATQFLSPAPGSDTEPWLHGSRHQALALATQHPLRLKEKLQALQCHFTWNFEIRDKVDASHILQTLTLRIAHTHYQNQPTFLAMQAYLYHLQGQYEDALQSLREAEEILQRDHPDNFPRQVLVIYGNYAWLYYHLAHYDLVELYLDKVRKICSSLKSRSPYAAQIPEIHAQKGWSLLAAGFRNGREATECFQMALREDEANGEFLAGLAIAAFASWTHSHDSASWNAAREKLGAIIREQQQNYEAKVYLARILKSANRQQAEALLEDVVQNSLDPEVLRNAAKFFQQEFPQKAIAILQRAISLNSTYHLLQYDLGVCYKKQLKEAKSGRGEILAAAIEAFKKAVQKDPTSVFAKLALAEMYGENTPHYQEEIYLNLMSEMPSLSKRCQQAVYLHWGDFLFYKQKSLWEAAKTYKAGFAIPDKYLERQQLKTRLEEVAGEFQQSSQTAEAGAIYDFIQENESPRHYKVH from the exons ATGCGGCAGCAGGCAATAGCCCTGGGCGCTGACCCACAGCTCCGGCTGCACTGCGGCAGGCTCCGAtccctggctccggccacgcaGTTCCTGTCCCCAGCTCCGGGTTCGGACACTGAGCCTTGGCTGCATGGCAGCAGACACcaggccctggctctggccacgCAACA CCCCCTGCGTCTGAAGGAGAAGCTGCAGGCCCTCCAGTGCCACTTCACCTGGAACTTTGAAATCAGAGACAAGGTAGATGCATCTCACATCCTCCAAACTCTGACTCTCAGGATTGCCCACACTCACTACCAGAACCAGCCCACGTTCCTTGCCATGCAGGCTTATCTCTACCACCTGCAAGGGCAATATGAAGACGCTCTGCAAAGCCTTAGAGAAGCCGAGGAGATTCTGCAAAGAGATCACCCAGATAACTTCCCCCGGCAGGTCCTGGTCATTTACGGAAACTACGCCTGGCTCTATTATCACTTGGCCCACTATGATTTGGTTGAGCTTTACCTGGACAAGGTTAGAAAGATCTGCAGCTCCCTGAAGAGCCGCTCTCCATATGCAGCTCAGATCCCTGAGATACATGCACAGAAAGGCTGGTCTCTCCTGGCAGCAGGCTTCCGCAATGGCAGAGAAGCCACAGAGTGTTTCCAAATGGCATTGAGAGAAGACGAAGCAAATGGGGAATTTCTTGCTGGGTTGGCAATCGCAGCCTTTGCATCATGGACTCACTCACATGATTCTGCATCTTGGAATGCTGCCAGAGAGAAGTTGGGCGCCATTATCCGTGAACAGCAGCAAAACTATGAAGCTAAGGTGTATTTAGCCAGGATCCTTAAGAGCGCGAATAGACAGCAAGCAGAAGCCCTCTTAGAAGATGTTGTCCAGAATAGCCTGGACCCTGAGGTCCTGAGAAATGCAGCCAAGTTCTTTCAACAAGAATTCCCACAAAAAGCAATTGCTATCCTACAGCGAGCAATATCGCTGAATTCCACTTACCATCTCCTTCAATATGACCTTGGCGTCTGCTACAAGAAACAACTGAAGGAGGCCAAGTCAGGCAGAGGAGAAATATTGGCAGCAGCTATTGAAGCCTTCAAAAAGGCTGTGCAAAAAGATCCAACTTCTGTGTTTGCAAAGCTGGCTTTAGCTGAAATGTATGGAGAAAATACACCTCACTACCAAGAAGAGATTTATCTCAATCTCATGAGTGAAATGCCCAGCCTCAGCAAGAGGTGTCAGCAGGCAGTCTATCTTCACTGGGGGGATTTCCTCTTCTACAAGCAGAAGTCACTGTGGGAGGCAGCTAAGACGTACAAAGCAGGTTTCGCCATTCCAGACAAGTACCTGGAGAGGCAACAACTGAAAACCAGGTTGGAAGAGGTGGCAGGAGAATTCCAGCAGAGCTCCCAAACCGCTGAGGCTGGGGCCATATATGACTTCATTCAAGAGAATGAAAGTCCGAGACACTATAAAGTTCACTGA